The Panicum virgatum strain AP13 chromosome 6K, P.virgatum_v5, whole genome shotgun sequence nucleotide sequence CGGCATCTGCTGCTCTCGCAGCGGAAGCGGGAGCCGAGGAGGTTGAAGCAGTTTAGATGTCTCTGCTTACATGGTTCGTCAGGTGTCCTGCTCATTTTCAAATGCTGATCTCTTCAGCTGTAGTTTGGCAAGCGCAAGGGTTGGTTGTTTCTGTCGCTTCACTGTGTTGTAGTCCTGGAACTGTGTTGGACGCATGAAGGAGCCATATTTCGGTACTGTTGGTGTTTGCTCCTTCGCTTTCTGTTATGCCTGAAGCTACAACCGCTCGCTCCCTGGCATTTCTAGTGGCCTGGTCAATCGGGTGTGGAAGGAATCGAAGAGTTTTCATTGCTGAAGTGAAGATACCAAGCGGGATTGTTGAAGAAAACCAAGATACTTCAAGGCGCTGGACCGCGGCGGGTGCTAGACGCCTGGTTTTTCTAGTCGATAGACCTCCTAGCGAGTAGTCTCtgtttgtttttcttctttGTTGTGGGGCTATTCCGATGCCCCAGCCTGAAACGATTTCTAATCGGATCAGGTAAAACTGTGGTGCCTCTGGCGCCTGTATTGCTATCTCTTCTTATTAATTAAAGCCGGGAATCTGgccttttgaagaaaaaaaagacactCGATTGAGAAAGGAATGCTGCATGCAAGAAGAGAAAACGATCAAATAAATTTGGCAAGGAACAGAACAGAAACAAATTAAACTTAAGCATTGCCGGTGCTCACCCAAGTGGAAAGAAGCGAGGAGAATTCGATCACGAAAATTATGCAAACCGAAATTACTTCGCTGCCACTGCTGGCCTGCTAGAAAATAGCCCGTGCCAGCGGTTGTGCATACGGAGGAGCAGTCAGTGATGGTGAGCAAAGCAAGGTGTCAGATCGAGGGAATAAATAGACTAGACGGCGTCGGTGGCCTGACAATCAGGCATCAGTTGAGTTGGTGACCAAGGCCTTCCAAGGAATCGTATTCTTTATAACCTTTTCTCTTCCTTCGTTGCAGTTGCAAAGGATCATCTTAGTACGATATCATTAATGATAAAATATCCACCAAAAGGGAAACAGAACCATGCATATTAGTCTGTTGGGTGGGCACAAAGCTAGAGTGCTGCCCCAGCACAAAAGCTACTGCAGCATCTATACATTCCTTGCATGCCTTGACGATCGTGACAACAATCTCTGATGACAAGAGCCATTATATTGCCTGGAATCATGGCTTTGCAGTGGCTTCTCCAGGACAACGGGAGAGCAAAGTAACAGCACCAGTTGGTTCCTTAGGCGCACTTGATGGCTGCCTGCAAGTTCATATAGTCGACCAAAGAGCAGTGGTGCAGTGCCATATATACTCGACTACTATGAATAGGTTGCAGGGCGTCACTTGCAGGTTGCAGCTAGCTGTCGGATCAGGAGTTATATAGACATGGTGTCATGGACTAATAAGTAATAACCTTGAAATTTGATAGGAAGATCGACGAGCTATACGCAATATGTTTCGTGACATACTGACACCGAATGCAATGCAATCAACAGGTGCAGCTGTTTTCCCCCCTATTCTCGTCCTACCTACACTACTATCGAAATTGGAAAGAAACCATGGATTTTCGGAATCAGGAATCCAGAATTCCAGATCTCATCATCACGCAGAACAGAAAACAAAATGCTACAAATTAGTTATGCTACAACACAACACAACTTATCCGGTTTGCAATTTGTTCAGAGTAGGATCGAGACGGGGGTCTGACAATTagggggaagacgacgacgtACCTTGATCCTGGCCAGCTTGTGGCCACAGGCTACCAAACGGCCGCCTCCAGCCTCGGCGGCGGTCGTTGGCTCGGCCGCTTGGGCTTCCTCTCGTGCGTGGTAGCGCCATTCCCGCCGCCTTGGCTAGGTCTAGGTCTAGGTCTAGGTCACGAGGAGCCAACGGCAACCACGTGAGCCAGATGGGCCTGGGCCTTGCAGCCCGTGCCGTGGGCTTCCAATATATTTTTGGCGGTTGGGCCAGCCAGGATCAATTCTAAGTTTCTAGCTAATAAGGTCCCCCactaaaaaaaactaataagGTCCTGTATTTTGAAAACTCTAATACGGTCCCGTGGTCTGATGCCTCTCGATAGCATTTTAGGTTCTATGTTCGACTTCATATGAAAGTGAATATTTTAAGATTTAACGGCATTTATgtattcagtggtaggcgacattTCCATCTACAGCGATGTGGtctgtgtaatctaaaaaaactaaTAAGGTTCTTAATTCCTCTAGGAAAAAACTAAGGTTCTTAATTAAAGGATTGGTTTATAATTATCATAAAAATCTAATTTTCGACCTTACAAAATCGGATAACGGAAGTCGAAATCGAACAAATTTGACTCTTTAGGTGGTTTCCAAGGTACTTTTCCATGTtgtgaaaattaaaaatatttcaatttaaactaaaaagtcgagcgtcggtatttttctaaaaatgtaacctatttaTCAACACTCTAATAGTATTCAGAtccaatattttaattttttttcctatttatttgtttatatttatacctattatttttaaaataaaaaggaTTCAAATAGAGAAACGACAGCTAggctatatttttagaaaaatgatggtactagtttttttatttgaaatgaatattttttagatctaaatagattttttttttatttttgagaaAATACAAAACCATCTTTAAAACCACCAAGGGCAAAACTTTGGTTTCGACATCCTCATTTTCCGATAGTATCATTGAAAGTTGAAAATCGAACCTCTCTAATAGTTCAATGGTGTACACtgaattttttcttctttcttaatGCACTCCTGCGTATTCAAGAAAAACCTAAACTAGAATTTTTCCTTAATTAAAAAACACAACGGAGCCTTCAGAAGGTTCCTGGTCAGGGCTAAAACTACTACCAACCATCATATGCTTACACGATTACCCTAATAGAGAAACAGCATGCCATGACGAACTGAAGACTTGGCATACATCGCAAATAGCACGTACATCGTCAGATAGCTACATACTGGCATACTGCATCACCAAATGTAACCCATTAAGGCATTAACATGTCCACATCTAGCCGGTAATGAAGCATGAACTCAATTGAACAGCAGCAGCGCTTGTTGCATGATTTGGGGGTGCCAGTTATCAGAAGAAACCTGCAATTTGTGGGATAACATCACTCATCAGTATCTTTACTAACCTTCTCCAGTTGTTGACTGATTCTGTGAAAGGCCACAACTCCAGCTATGGTTACATTCAGAGAAATTACTGAATGCCAAAATGGCTGTACTCACCTGACCAGAACTGAGGATGGTTGCCCGGCTGCGGCTGCTGGACATCGTCCTCGACATCCATCGGCGCCGCCTGGTCTGCGCTGAATGGTGGTGGTTCTGAGGATTGGCTCCCAGATTCTGTGCTCAAGGTGCTGTCATGGGCAGCTGCCTCTTGGAGGTGAGTTGGCGTCGACAGTGAGTGTGATGGCATGGGTATGGTTGGATGCACATTAGCTGGTGGAGCTCCAGCATCTGAATCTGCAAGTGGTTTCTCTTCTTCCATCATTTCAGGAATCTCAACCGCATCCTGATGAAAGCAAGGGGAGAGCAAAGACGGAATCATTAGCTAGTGATCTGAGTGTTTTAATTACGTTATTATATTGCCGTCATTAAGATCCATTTGACAGCAGAGCAATGAAACATTCTGATCTGAATTGGGTATCTTGACATGTGGATGACCTTTCACAAGGATCCTGAAACCAGAAACGAACAGGCTACTAAAGTGTTGTACATAGGAGTAGGAGCTTGAAATGCGCAAGACAACCCCAGGCAAGGCAGTTTGTTTAGAGTAGTAAGCATTCCATATGTGCTGCATGATTTTCCCTATCCATCACATGCCTCCATTTCATCATCTTCAGGAACAGTGTATATTCAAAGACTCACCTCCATTCCAGCAAGGCAGATCGTTTCCTGAGAATTTTACATGATTTTCACAAGAAACAGTTTCGAGTCCCCAAGGACAAGAACCAAACTGTTCCATATGCTACTGCAGCTTTAATTTAAAACGTGAATCTGTTGTTTATAGCTTACTGGTACGCTTAAAAGTTACCAGCATATAAAGTATCTTCGCAATTAGTAGAGCATCAcctgtgtaagcatctaggccctcgaggtatgtttcggtgattaatgacaaccatttttgtgactaatgagtttatgcagcttaatagatcattatcgctcatttggtcatatgtcaaaagaggcccctcaatttcattattcaaaaaggcgatctcggtattcaactcaattttatgtcaagactaaggatctttctagtcctaagtgtcataaggttgagaaggacacttaggttagtataggttttatagttttgtagtgatcgcactattaagaggggttaaggctaagtaacttgagcatggacatgatcatttgaaaatggatgcacactatggtcactcaggcttctagaagttcaaataagtggttctcaaactatatctcaagaatatttggatttcattcaagactcaaatcagaaaagacaaaatcagaaaaagtctatacaccggtttaaccgacgctctcaattttctatacgtcggttaaacgaagtcagcagagtctggacaaattcaatacaccggttaaaccgacgtgtttgaaattaacgtcggtgcattggtccagagttggtttttccagagtatttcaagttctatacaccggttaaaccgacgctatttaaatcaagacgtcggtgcaattgaccagtgagatggtttttcagaggaattcaaaagttgtactcaccggttaaaccgacgataggtttgagttaacgtcggtgcagttgtccagagacttggtttttcagtggatcagtggacaactacactcaccggttaaaccgatggtacgtcggtcaatctgcccaagttgtaacggctagttttcagaagaggcagtttacattcaccggttaaaccgacgatgacaaatggagggacgtcggattaaccgacgctacgcagttttctggcagcttttctccaacggctctatttgtgtgagctgcctatatatacccctccaatgggtcatttcgcccactcttgacaccaggcaacatccatacactcatactatagtcaagagccacattgagcttcatctttcacatacttgtgttttcaatcaatcaagaagcaagattaaggacttgagtagagagaagctagtgtgcatccgttcttggtgatcggttcttgctcaagtgaaggccttagcttgttactcttggtgattggcatcacctaggcgatcttggtgatcggggtgtttctcgcggagcttgccaaggattgtgggagcccggagaagaagattgtacgtggcttgagctccaccacgccgggatggtgaacggagactcttagtgagcgcccaagtctcggtgacatgggaggtgacaagactcttagtgagtgtcacaacgtggactaggggtgtgtgccaacacatcgacaccacgggaaaaaatccggtcgtctcttgtccactctctttattcaagtattttctttcatgcaatttactcatgtgcttgacttagagatcataacttagctctaccttgctaggctttactttgtttttatctctcttagcttgtgtaggtagcttagttatccggttggtgaattggtgccccactagtattgcataggttaaggttgctttaccttgttttagaaattgaaaaaggcccaattcaccccccctcttggtccatcgatccttacaattggtatcaaagcctcgttgctcatttggatcattaggcttcaccgcctagagctatggccaagatgggtggttcgccgcctcacttcgagggcaagaactttgcttattggaaagtttgcatggccgcataccttgatgcgattgcccccgaagtgtggttggccactaagaccgggttcaccggaactcccaccaccgaacaattaaaatggaatgccaaggctagaaatgcaattttcgaggccataagtgaggaagtctttgctagagttaatggcatggacttagcaagtgatatttggaaggaactcattgaaattcatgaaggctccactaaagttcgtgagcaaaaatatcacttgtttagagctaagtatgattcctttaaaatgctagctcatgaaaattgcaatgatatgtactctcgcttgaatgtcattgtcaaggacattaatgctcttgaagtttccaaaattgacagtggctccatcaaccgcaagattctcatgctccttccgaagcccaagtacaacattatcaatgctatgcttcaaaaggagaatcttgatacaatggaagtgggagagcttgtgggcgaaattcgcgctcatgaaatgagtatccttggtatgaccgaagagccaacaacaagcaaatcaattgctctcaaaaccaaggccaacaagcaccgcaagctcaagatggtcaagcaagaatctagctcaagcaatgaagaagaagatcaccatgaaagctcatccgataatgaagaagatggggaacttgctctcatgatgagaaagttcacacgcttgagcgataagataaacaagaagggttacaactttgaccccaaaagaaggatgttccggtataaggaagatgtcaagtacaaaacttgctataattgtggagaaaaaggacacatctctcccgattgccccaagccggacaaaagaaagaaggacaacaaaggcaaacatcgccatgattcaagcgatgatgaagaagatgagaagaagaacaagaacaagaagcttggaaagaagaagagtcatgacaagaagaccaaactcttcccaaagaagaaagggcacaccaagagaagcttcttggtggaaaaacaagaatgggtgaccgatgtctcatcaagcgaagattcaagtgatgaagaagacatcgtcaccatcgccctcaccaatgaagaaccaccactacctccgcctcctatgtgcctaatggcaaaaggtaacaccaaggtatgtgaggtggatagtgaagatgatagtgatgaagagcttgatccttatgaattcactaacctcattaatgagtatacatccgtcatcaagagggaaaagggcaaagtcaaaattcttgagagcactcatgccaagttagagcttgcccactccgacttgcttggcaagtacaatgacttgctcaaaaagcacaatgagtcacttgtacttgctaagcaagttgaagagagccacaaaaagattaaacaagagcatagggagttggctcacaaatatcaagaacttgaatttgcctatgaagcaattgacccaagtcttgagaactttgctcatgaaactattgaaaaggtcaatgcttctacctcatgtgatgacctactcatgaatgcaaatgccactaatattgtgtccaagcttgctccttctagggaaaaggagttgatggatcaagtagctagcctcaagagtagtgtggagaagctctcaagaggagaatacatccacaaggaaattctcttcaacaatgcacgtgactatggcaagagaggtcttggttcatttccggagccaaatcaaggcactactccttctccggagatcaagataagcttcatcaaggaagttggttcatattgccaacattgccaagtcaccgggcaccacactagggagtgcaccttaccatcacgtcctcttcccactttacctaagaattactcatcaatgtttcaaaataaccattttctcttgagtaaagtgaagggcaaggtgaaggccaagtttattggcaaactcactaaggagtcaaagaaaaagctccccaagcaactttgggtcccaaaagctcttgtcacacatgtgcaaggcccaaagcttgtttgggttcctaaaactcaaaagtgaattctcatgtgtgtaggtgaactacaaagccggtggaaaacattgggtactagatagcggttgctctcaacatatgaccggcaatgatagcatgttcacctcccttgaagaccccggcgatcatgaacatgtcacctatggtgataactgaAGGGGAagagttttaggtttgggtagaatagctatctctaaagatttatccatttctaatgtcttgtttgtagaagcacttagttttaatcttatttctattgctcaattgtgtgatcttggactaacgtgtacctttgacaagaatggtgttgtagtaactcttgaagaagacaagtcaatggtattcacggggtttaggcatggcaacatctatttagtggacttctcttcaaagcaaacaagcaccatgacatgcctcttcaccaagtcttctcttgggtggctttggcatagaagaattgctcatattggcatgagcaacctcaagaaagcccacaagagagggatgatcaccggtttgaaggacgtcacctttgacaagaacaagctatgtaaagcatgtcaagccgggaagcaagttgcaacacatcatcccatcaagacgatgttgtctacctccaagccgctcgagctacttcacatggatctctttggtccaactacatacaagagcattggtggtaacctctattgcctagtaattgttgatgatttttcacgttacacttgggttatgtttctaggcgataagggtgaaactccggaaatcttcaagacctttgcaagaagagctcaaagggagtacaactccccaattgtgaagatccggaatgacaacggcaccgagttcaagaacatgaagattgaagaatggtgcgatgaagagggcatcaagcatgaattttccgccacctacacgcctcaacaaaatggagtggtggaaagaaagaacaagactctcatcaccctagctagagcaatgttggatgattatggcacgtccgagaagttttgggcggaagcaatcaacacggcgtgtcatgcatccaaccgagtatatcctcaccgactcctcaagaaaactccatatgagctcatcaccgggaagaaaccaaatatatcatactttcgagtctttggttgcaaatgcttcatctacaagaagaaaaggctcggtaagtttgaaagtagatgtgatgaaggtttctttcttggttatgcatcaaactccaaagcatatagagtattcaatcaaacctccgggttagttgaagaaacatgtgatgtggagtttgatgaatctaatggctcccaagaggaggttgttggctatgaaaatgtaggtgatgaggagattgacgaagctttgaagaagatgtccattggggatatcaagccggaagaggtgcatgaaggcaatgatcaagggggaggaccttcctcatctacaccaagcacctccacggcgccccaaatggatgaagatcaagaaaaagatgatccactacctcaagaagatgtgccaacaccaacaccccaagtccaagaacaagaagagcaaaatgttccaccacaagcacaagtcacccatgatccaccccaacaagcatccacgcaaataccgcttgtgaagcatggtcgcatctccaaggatcatccaattggtcaaatcattggtagtccttcaaagggagtaagaactcgctctaagcatgcttcattttgcgaatatcactcgcttgtttcttgtattgaacccactagcatagaggaagcgcttgaggactcagattgggtgatggccatgcaagaagaattgaacaacttcacccgcaatgaagtttgggtcctcgaagctcctccaaaagacaagaacatcatcggcaccaagtgggtcttccggaacaagcaagatgaacatggggtggtggtacgcaacaagacaagacttgtggcaaaagggttttctcaaatcgaaggtttggattttggtgaaacttttgctccggtcgcaagacttgaagctatccgtatccttcttgcttactcttcacatcataacattaagttgtatcaaatggatgtgaaaagtgcattcttaaatggcgttattaacgaacttgtttatgttgagcaacctcccgggtttgaagatccgacgaatcctaaccatgtttataggttgcacaaggcactctatgggctcaaacaagctccaagggcttggtatgagaggcttcgtgacttcctaatcatgcaaggcttcaagatcgggagggtggacaccactttgttcacaaaagacgtcaacggagatcttttcatttgtcaaatttatgttgacgatattatctttggctcaactaatgatttactaagccatgagtttgctaccatgatgtctagggaattcgagatgtccatgattggcgaattgaccttcttccttggttttcaagtcaaacaaatgaaggaagggacattcatccatcaagaaaagtatactaaagatatcttgaagaagttcaagatggatgagtacaagccaatcaagacacccatggcaaccaatgggcatctcgacttggatgtggacggtaaaccgattgatcaatctctctatcgttctatgatagggtctttgctttaccttaccgcatctaggcccgatataatgtttagtgtgtgcttgtgtgcccgctttcaagcaaacccaaaggaatcacacctctcggctgtgaataggatccttcggtatctcaagcacaccccaagcataggcttgtggtaccccaaaggcgctagattagatctcttgggatactcggattcggattttgccggaagccgtgtggatcgcaagagtacctccgggggttgccacttgcttaggcgttctctagtttcttggtcgagtaagaagcaaaattccgtggctttgtccaccgcggaagcggaatatatagcggccggtgcatgttgtgcccaaatcctatatatgaagcaaacccttttggactttggtgtgaaactagataggatcccactcctttgtgacaataaaagtgccgtaaaaattgccaagaatccggttcaacactctcgcacaaagcacattgatattcgccatcacttcttgcgtgatcacgaagccaagggggacatttcccttcaaggtgtgagatccgaggagcaattggcggatatattcacaaaacctttagacgagagtacctttgttaggctaaggaatgagcttaatgtg carries:
- the LOC120711807 gene encoding uncharacterized protein LOC120711807 codes for the protein MANLVAMNIKRKDAEVASHGFTISLDPKRIKLQDAVEIPEMMEEEKPLADSDAGAPPANVHPTIPMPSHSLSTPTHLQEAAAHDSTLSTESGSQSSEPPPFSADQAAPMDVEDDVQQPQPGNHPQFWSGFF